Proteins encoded by one window of Salmonirosea aquatica:
- a CDS encoding DUF6702 family protein, with translation MSARTKHEYHVSVTRMRYDAAQKSLEISVRAYTDDLEKGLSLANDNRRFVLRNDDQNNSYLEQYLRKHFALAGPDRRLRAFQYIGKEEEADATWLYLEVPFSGNPEGWVLRHDLLMETFDDQVNMVNVKWGEERKTYLFKKSQSVQAL, from the coding sequence ATGTCAGCCCGCACGAAGCACGAATACCATGTTAGTGTAACGCGTATGCGTTACGATGCTGCTCAAAAAAGCCTGGAAATAAGCGTACGCGCCTATACCGACGATTTGGAGAAAGGACTTTCCCTGGCCAATGACAACCGACGCTTCGTACTCCGGAATGACGATCAGAATAACAGCTACCTGGAGCAATATCTGCGCAAACACTTTGCGTTGGCCGGCCCCGACCGACGGCTCCGGGCTTTTCAGTACATTGGAAAAGAAGAAGAAGCCGATGCTACCTGGTTGTATTTGGAGGTACCCTTTTCCGGTAATCCCGAAGGGTGGGTATTGCGACATGACCTACTAATGGAAACATTTGACGACCAGGTCAATATGGTCAATGTGAAGTGGGGAGAAGAACGAAAGACCTACCTTTTTAAGAAAAGCCAGTCCGTTCAGGCCTTGTAA
- the lon gene encoding endopeptidase La, with amino-acid sequence MNFENSDLYSRLLVSDSDLDSLEIVPIGGPDGSEEPLDLPAELPILPIRHTVLFPGMVIPVTVVRQKAIRLVKKIYRNSDINQRIMGAVTQAKPHKEDPGADDLYKVGTVAHILKMITLPDGNVTIIVQGRQRFRIREIIREDPFITARIEGIDDSFALANRKESKALLNSLRDGAHRIMRLNPEIPQEARIALDNIESPVFLIHFLSSNINVEVGDKQKLLEETNGHKQANLLLQYMMREIEMLELKREIQSKASSDIDQQQRDYFLRQQIKVLHDELGIDSPEREMDDLRIKALEKQWPKSVQQHFDKEINKLQRINPMAPEYPVTLNYLETLVDLPWDEYTKDNFDLVRAQKVLDSDHFGLEKVKERIVEYLAVLKLKNNMKAPILCLYGPPGVGKTSLGKSVAKALNRQYIRMALGGVHDEAEIRGHRKTYIGAMPGKIIQHIKRAGSSNPVFILDEIDKVSSDFRGDPASALLEVLDPEQNSSFTDNYLEVEYDLSHVLFIATANSLEPIHPALRDRMEIIEMTGYTMEEKLQIAKKYLVPKQRKENGLKATNVRVDDKALQKIIEGYTRESGVRNLEQKVGTLMRKVAKSIAMEQEYLKTVKEDQIEKFLGAEIFDKDLYQDNDIAGVVTGLAWTSVGGEILFIETSLSRGKGGLTLSGQLGDVMKESAVTALSYLKAHAERLGIDYRVFNHYDLHVHVPAGAVPKDGPSAGVTMLTSMASIFTQRRVKPFIAMTGEITLRGKVLPVGGVKEKILAARRAGVKEIILCIKNKKDVDEVHADYIKDLSFHYVDTVDEVLAAALLPETVSKPMRFVFPEEKKEKEESMSYAPMPVTVL; translated from the coding sequence ATGAATTTTGAAAACTCAGACCTCTACAGTCGTTTACTAGTATCCGATTCGGACCTGGACAGTCTGGAAATTGTTCCCATTGGTGGACCGGATGGTTCAGAAGAACCGCTTGATCTGCCCGCCGAACTACCCATTCTGCCAATCCGTCATACCGTACTTTTTCCGGGCATGGTGATTCCTGTTACAGTGGTTCGTCAGAAGGCCATCCGGCTGGTGAAGAAGATCTACCGTAATTCTGACATCAATCAGCGCATTATGGGCGCGGTCACGCAGGCAAAACCTCATAAAGAAGATCCTGGCGCCGATGACCTGTATAAGGTAGGTACGGTAGCTCATATTCTTAAAATGATCACCCTCCCCGACGGCAATGTTACCATCATTGTGCAGGGGCGTCAACGCTTTCGAATCAGGGAAATCATCCGGGAAGACCCCTTCATTACGGCCCGTATCGAAGGGATCGATGACTCTTTTGCCCTGGCCAACCGTAAAGAATCCAAAGCATTGCTGAATTCCCTGCGCGATGGGGCGCACCGCATTATGCGGCTCAATCCCGAAATTCCGCAGGAAGCCCGCATTGCCCTGGATAATATCGAAAGCCCCGTATTTCTGATTCATTTCCTCTCGTCGAACATTAATGTGGAGGTGGGCGACAAACAGAAGCTGCTGGAAGAAACCAACGGCCATAAGCAGGCCAATCTGCTGCTTCAATACATGATGCGGGAAATCGAGATGCTGGAATTGAAACGGGAAATCCAGTCCAAAGCCAGTTCTGACATTGACCAGCAGCAGCGCGACTATTTTCTGCGGCAACAGATCAAGGTACTGCACGACGAGCTGGGCATCGATAGTCCCGAGCGCGAGATGGACGACCTGCGCATCAAGGCGCTGGAGAAGCAATGGCCCAAGAGTGTGCAGCAGCATTTTGATAAGGAAATCAATAAGCTGCAGCGTATCAACCCTATGGCGCCAGAGTACCCCGTAACGCTCAACTACCTCGAAACTCTGGTAGACCTACCCTGGGATGAGTACACCAAAGATAATTTTGATCTGGTGCGCGCACAGAAAGTGCTCGATTCTGACCACTTCGGACTGGAAAAAGTAAAGGAACGGATCGTGGAGTACCTGGCCGTTCTGAAATTGAAAAACAATATGAAGGCCCCGATTTTGTGCCTGTATGGCCCTCCCGGCGTTGGTAAGACCTCTCTGGGCAAATCAGTGGCCAAAGCCCTTAATCGGCAATATATCCGTATGGCGCTGGGTGGCGTGCACGATGAGGCCGAGATCCGTGGACACCGCAAGACCTACATCGGTGCAATGCCTGGCAAAATCATTCAGCATATTAAGCGCGCCGGTTCGTCCAATCCGGTTTTTATCCTTGATGAAATTGACAAGGTTAGCTCCGATTTCCGGGGTGATCCCGCTTCGGCTCTTCTTGAGGTACTTGACCCTGAGCAGAATTCATCGTTTACGGACAATTACCTGGAAGTAGAATACGATCTTTCCCACGTGCTTTTTATTGCTACCGCCAACTCCCTGGAACCTATTCATCCGGCCCTGCGCGACCGCATGGAGATCATTGAGATGACGGGCTATACGATGGAGGAGAAACTTCAGATCGCCAAGAAGTACCTTGTGCCCAAACAACGCAAGGAAAATGGCCTGAAAGCCACCAATGTACGTGTAGACGACAAGGCCCTGCAAAAGATCATTGAAGGTTACACCCGCGAATCGGGCGTACGGAATCTGGAGCAGAAGGTAGGTACCCTCATGCGCAAGGTAGCCAAGTCTATCGCGATGGAGCAGGAGTACCTTAAAACGGTGAAAGAAGATCAGATCGAGAAATTTTTGGGAGCTGAGATTTTTGATAAAGACCTATATCAGGATAACGACATTGCCGGAGTAGTGACCGGCCTGGCCTGGACTTCCGTAGGGGGAGAAATTCTTTTTATTGAAACCAGCCTCAGCCGGGGCAAAGGGGGCCTTACGCTGTCGGGCCAACTTGGGGACGTTATGAAGGAATCGGCAGTAACGGCGCTTTCGTATCTGAAAGCGCACGCCGAACGCCTGGGTATCGATTACCGGGTGTTCAATCACTACGATCTGCATGTACACGTACCGGCCGGAGCCGTACCTAAAGACGGTCCGTCGGCGGGTGTTACCATGCTCACCTCAATGGCGTCGATTTTTACGCAGCGCCGCGTAAAGCCTTTCATCGCCATGACGGGCGAAATCACGCTGCGCGGCAAGGTACTGCCCGTGGGTGGGGTTAAGGAAAAGATCCTGGCGGCGCGCCGGGCGGGTGTGAAGGAAATAATCTTATGTATCAAGAATAAAAAAGATGTGGACGAAGTCCACGCCGACTACATCAAGGACTTGTCCTTTCATTATGTAGATACCGTGGATGAGGTCTTAGCTGCAGCACTGCTGCCCGAGACCGTTTCAAAACCCATGCGGTTTGTCTTCCCGGAAGAAAAAAAGGAGAAAGAAGAAAGCATGAGCTACGCGCCAATGCCTGTTACGGTACTTTAG
- a CDS encoding tagaturonate reductase, with product MSQRTELYPDYARLAALPEKILQFGTGVLLRGLPDYFVDKANKNSIFNGRIVVVKSTDRGGVDAFKDQDDLFTHCIRGVEAGEAVEETFINSAISRTLSARNEWNEILACARNPEITIVISNTTEVGIQLVEDDLKASPPESFPGKLTAYLHERFRTFNGSPESGMVIVPTELVVDNGKKLRDIVLEQSRRHNLGEDFIQWLNEHNHFCSSLVDRIVPGLPDEATQKELTDTLGYQDELLIMSESYRLWAIEGGPQVRSVLNFAEADAGVIIEPDIDLHRELKLRLLNGSHTFSVASFFLSGMDTVRESMENPELEHFITELTLNELAPAIPYKVDLERARTFGRQVLDRFRNPYIKHQLIDITVQYTAKMKMRNVPTLLSHYEKFGALPARMAEGFAAYILFMKPVETDGKSFFGERNGVRYPIRCDAAPYFEALYKEHGTDYPRLVSSLLSDAELWGTDLSHLPGFQEGVLENLQSLVSIKVADED from the coding sequence TTGTCCCAACGAACGGAGCTGTACCCTGATTATGCACGGTTGGCAGCACTGCCCGAAAAAATACTCCAGTTTGGAACGGGGGTTTTGCTGCGGGGCCTACCCGACTATTTTGTGGATAAGGCCAACAAAAACAGTATCTTCAACGGTCGGATCGTGGTAGTCAAGTCGACCGACCGGGGTGGGGTAGACGCCTTCAAGGATCAGGATGATCTGTTTACCCATTGCATTCGGGGCGTAGAGGCGGGAGAAGCCGTGGAGGAGACTTTCATAAATTCGGCCATCAGCCGCACACTGTCTGCCCGGAACGAATGGAATGAAATACTGGCCTGCGCCCGGAATCCTGAAATTACGATCGTAATTTCGAATACCACTGAGGTAGGTATCCAACTGGTCGAGGATGATCTTAAGGCCTCACCGCCCGAATCGTTCCCCGGAAAACTAACAGCCTACCTACACGAGCGGTTTCGTACTTTTAATGGTTCGCCCGAGAGTGGTATGGTGATTGTACCTACGGAACTAGTCGTGGACAATGGAAAAAAACTGCGCGATATCGTGCTGGAGCAGTCGCGCCGCCATAACCTGGGTGAGGATTTCATACAGTGGCTCAACGAACACAATCATTTCTGTAGTTCGCTGGTAGACCGTATCGTGCCGGGCTTACCCGACGAAGCAACGCAGAAGGAATTGACCGACACGCTGGGGTACCAGGACGAACTGCTGATCATGTCGGAATCGTACCGGCTCTGGGCCATCGAAGGCGGTCCGCAGGTTCGCTCAGTACTTAATTTTGCCGAAGCGGATGCGGGCGTGATTATAGAGCCTGACATCGATCTGCATCGCGAATTAAAATTGCGGCTGCTCAACGGCTCCCACACTTTCAGCGTAGCGTCGTTCTTTCTGTCGGGCATGGATACGGTACGGGAAAGTATGGAGAATCCTGAGCTGGAACACTTCATTACTGAACTCACGCTGAACGAACTGGCGCCGGCCATTCCGTACAAAGTGGATCTTGAACGCGCCCGTACCTTTGGACGGCAAGTTCTGGATCGTTTTCGCAATCCTTACATCAAGCACCAGCTAATCGACATTACAGTACAGTACACCGCCAAGATGAAAATGCGAAACGTACCTACCCTGCTTTCGCACTATGAAAAATTCGGTGCTCTACCTGCTCGCATGGCCGAAGGATTTGCGGCGTATATACTTTTCATGAAACCCGTTGAAACCGACGGAAAATCTTTTTTTGGAGAAAGAAACGGAGTAAGGTACCCTATTCGCTGCGATGCCGCCCCGTATTTCGAGGCACTGTATAAAGAACATGGAACTGACTACCCACGCCTTGTCAGTTCCCTTCTGTCCGACGCTGAGTTATGGGGTACCGACCTATCGCATCTTCCCGGTTTTCAGGAGGGGGTTCTTGAAAATTTACAGAGCCTTGTTTCAATAAAAGTAGCTGATGAAGACTAA